Part of the Desulfatirhabdium butyrativorans DSM 18734 genome is shown below.
TTCAGCATCAATTTGCGCCCGAGCGCTGCATCCCCATCTCCCAAGAGATTGCGGGCGATGACGATCAGTGTCCGGGCATCCTCGCCCCGATCCCGCCCCGGCTCGAATTCCGGCTTCTGAACCGGCGTCGAGGCTGCAGGCGCGCCCGGAACGGAACAGGTCTGGGCGGCCGTTATGACAATCCGTTCACCCCGAGAATCGATAGTGACTTCAAATCCCTGGTTTTCCAGAAATCGTTTGACATTTTCCGAGGCGGCCGCGTTATCGACACTGACGCCGAATCCGGTCGTATCCGGATGTGCAAGCAGGTAAGCCCGTGTTTTCAAGACCGGCTGCGGGCAGGTCAGTCCCATGCAATCGATGATTTCCATGTTCAAATCTCCTGAAATCGAGTTGATTTTTCAAACAATTCAATTTTTCAAGCAATTCTTTTCAAGCAATTCATTGAACTTCCCGAAAATCATCCCATGCGCCGGGAAACGAGTCAAATTCCGAAAAAGCATATCATGGCATTCAGGATTCATTTCCTGCATCGCTGACGCCTATGGTGCCCGAAAAGGCATGAGCCACGGCTTCCTTTTCCATGCGCTCCGCATCCGATCGCATCCGATTCGCCCAGGATGAATCCCGGATCGAACGCACATTGGTCCGGATGTTGCCGACAGCCGTCATCAAGGCGGCATGCGCTGAGTGCATCCCTGCCGCAGCATCCGCCGCCGCGTGCGGATTGCCACTGGAAATGGCTTCCCCGGCCAGATTCATGAGACGAAGCGCCCGCTGCGCAACATCAAAGGGAACCCTTGTTGCCTGCCGGAGGGCCTCCTCGATGGTACTGGCCCTGTTCTCCCGTTCAACCGCCGTCGCCTTCGGCAACCGGTAGGCTGCCATCACCGCCCGGTAAGCTGCGGCATCGCGGTCGATATCCGCAAGAAGGGCCGCGCGAAGGCAGGCGCATTCCTGCGCTATTTCCCGCATCCGGTTCCAAACCGCTTCATGCCCCTTCCTGTCGATGGTCAATCGGGCGACCATCTCGATCAGTGCGGCGGCCGATGCGGCGTTCATGGCGGCTATTCCGCCGCCTGCCGGTACGGGATCGGGTGATGCCACCTGGGAAAGAAAGTCCTGAATGGAAACCTCTGCAAACATGGCTGTATCGATGCCTGTATGAAAACCGTGTTTTTGGCCTGACCCGGGCGCGCGAGCTGTTCCCGCTGTATCGCAGATAATCGACTGTACGTCAATCCCGCCCCGAAGCTCGCATCATCCCCCCTTCCTCCTGTATATCGTTCGGAAATGGTTGGAAATCGATTGACACTCCCTTGTTCATTTTCTATCATCGCAAGAAGGAAAAGTGCATCGGAACCGGTTGTCCCGTCGAATCGAGGATTAGACAATGCCAAAAAACGTTCGCATCCGCACCGGCAAGAAACGATCGGCGATCTCTTCGACAGGCTGGTTCGGCCTGGGCTGGGCCGCGATCCTGTCCATCGGATGGATGGTGCTCTTTCTGGGAATGGTCTTTGCCCGAATGGAATGGGCAAAGGGCATCGACCGGTCGATCTACGATATGGCATGCCGATTTTCCGGGGAAACCGGAAAAGGCCCGGATATCGTTCTGGTACAGATCGATGACGAATCCATCGAGAAGATCGGGCGCTGGCCCTGGGCCAGATCCATCATCGCCAAAGGCATCGACAAGATCCGCAACGGCAATCCCCGCGCCATCGGCCTGAATCTGATCCTGAGTGAACCCGAGGACCATACGGCAGTCGACGAAATCGGCAGGCTGGGATCCCTGTTTCAAAAATCGCTGCTCGAATCCACCGGGGAGACCGGCGCCATTTTCTACCGAGAACTGACCCAGAGCGCCTACCGGCTCGACAACGACCGCCTGTTGGCCGATGCCGTCTCCCAGGCCAAAAATGTGGTATTGCCGGTCTACGTGAAAGAAGGTCTTGTTCCCCAGCCATCAGACCCGCAGTTGCTGGACCGTGTGTCCCGGAAATCCATCCGCCTCATTTCCGCCGCATCCGGTATTGCCCAAACCCATTATCGGGCCAACCAGATCGTCCTGCCCGTCGTCGTGCTGCTCGACGCCGCCCGATCCATTGGCCACATCAATCTCCACTACGACGCCGACGGCAAAATCCGCAGGGAGCCGCTCTTTTACGAAACGCAGGGCATGTTCATTCCCGCCTATCCGCTCGCCATGGCGGCCGCCTGTCTGGGGATACCCGTCGAACGCATCCGGATCGACACGGGAGAAGCCATCGTCCTCGGGGATCTGCATGTCCCGATTTCCATGGAAGGTGAAATGCTGCTGCGTTTTCGGCCTGCCAACGCGCCTTTTTCCTCGGTATCCTTTGTGGATGTCCTGAACGACAAGGTATCCATGGGCATGTTCCAGGACCGCCTGGTCATTGTCGGGGCTTCGGCTGCAGGCATCATGCCCGCCATCAACACGCCTGTGCTGGCATCCATGAGCGCGGGTGAATTCATGGCCTCCGGCGTATCGACGATCCTGAACCGCCAATTCTACCGGGAGCCGGGGTGGGCGGTTATGCTCGAGATCGTCTTGATCCTGCTCATCGGCGTGCTGGGAATGACGCTCTCCAAGGTGCGGGCCGCAATGGCCGTCATGGCCTTCTGGCTCGGTACCGCCGCATTGATATCCGGTTCCGTACTGATGATTTACGGCTACGGCATCTGGATATCCATCGGCTTTCCGCTCGTTCAGTGGATGCTGACCACCATCGGTATCCTGGGGCTGCAGTATGTGCAGACCCAAAGCGGGTTGGACAAGTCCAGCGCCCAATCCGCGGAAAGCCACCGCATGCTCGGCCTTTCCTTTCAGGGGCAGGGCCTTCTCGACATGGCCTTTGAAAAATTCCGAAAAGTGCC
Proteins encoded:
- a CDS encoding cyclodeaminase/cyclohydrolase family protein — its product is MFAEVSIQDFLSQVASPDPVPAGGGIAAMNAASAAALIEMVARLTIDRKGHEAVWNRMREIAQECACLRAALLADIDRDAAAYRAVMAAYRLPKATAVERENRASTIEEALRQATRVPFDVAQRALRLMNLAGEAISSGNPHAAADAAAGMHSAHAALMTAVGNIRTNVRSIRDSSWANRMRSDAERMEKEAVAHAFSGTIGVSDAGNES
- the yedF gene encoding sulfurtransferase-like selenium metabolism protein YedF, which codes for MEIIDCMGLTCPQPVLKTRAYLLAHPDTTGFGVSVDNAAASENVKRFLENQGFEVTIDSRGERIVITAAQTCSVPGAPAASTPVQKPEFEPGRDRGEDARTLIVIARNLLGDGDAALGRKLMLNFINTLPEMGSALWRVVCLNAGVKLTIEGAETLPGLQRLVDEGVSLLVCGTCLDHYRLLESKRVGETTNMLDIVTSLQHAEKVITI
- a CDS encoding serine/threonine-protein kinase; protein product: MPKNVRIRTGKKRSAISSTGWFGLGWAAILSIGWMVLFLGMVFARMEWAKGIDRSIYDMACRFSGETGKGPDIVLVQIDDESIEKIGRWPWARSIIAKGIDKIRNGNPRAIGLNLILSEPEDHTAVDEIGRLGSLFQKSLLESTGETGAIFYRELTQSAYRLDNDRLLADAVSQAKNVVLPVYVKEGLVPQPSDPQLLDRVSRKSIRLISAASGIAQTHYRANQIVLPVVVLLDAARSIGHINLHYDADGKIRREPLFYETQGMFIPAYPLAMAAACLGIPVERIRIDTGEAIVLGDLHVPISMEGEMLLRFRPANAPFSSVSFVDVLNDKVSMGMFQDRLVIVGASAAGIMPAINTPVLASMSAGEFMASGVSTILNRQFYREPGWAVMLEIVLILLIGVLGMTLSKVRAAMAVMAFWLGTAALISGSVLMIYGYGIWISIGFPLVQWMLTTIGILGLQYVQTQSGLDKSSAQSAESHRMLGLSFQGQGLLDMAFEKFRKVPVDADMKEILYTLSLDFERKRQFNKAAAVLEYIASHDPAYRDVVSKQKKLVHLSETIIFGDGSNLSADVARSIDAGDEDIRPTLGRYEVIRQLGKGAMGVVYLGMDPRIRRMTAIKTFHFPYDADPTVIEKQKTQFFREAESAGTLSHPNIVTIYDAGEEQDLAYIAMEFLEGSSLEAYTLPGQLPSIRTVVGYGADVADALAYAHQRGVVHRDIKPANIMLLKTGEIKVTDFGIARITAASQTQTGVVKGTPSYMSPEQFSGKKVDGRSDIFSLGVTLFQLLTGQLPFTGENLPELMHRIMMEPHPDPKAIRPEIPKPLVQILNKALEKDVEKRYQQAAQMAEHLRKLAMLMDAAAKTATG